The Bufo gargarizans isolate SCDJY-AF-19 unplaced genomic scaffold, ASM1485885v1 fragScaff_scaffold_693_pilon, whole genome shotgun sequence genome has a window encoding:
- the LOC122922762 gene encoding TLR adapter interacting with SLC15A4 on the lysosome-like, which produces MLSESFLRTAVYRERMNAEEQKDEEKSQKKTSSWALGAARSDRREGGSEPLYRGEASGPISQALRIPRREVLNDASLDLYTSWSSRYGSIYKNYPDLHIAGDHILQKVDSGCILDGDCEDGPVLLSADIDRSSPPTENPGGLLTEGGPPSVESQVLPSAPFSNSVLNGFLEKKMAELYKQCYEEKLTTAGTSPLPHQWSTVLMHNVHLISLQMSQERNVHQSTAMEAILRSLRCATSGGSSEFITPILHISSPDKPEAPASNLPFINSSRGQSKK; this is translated from the coding sequence ATGTTGTCGGAGTCGTTCCTGCGCACGGCCGTCTACAGGGAGCGGATGAACGCTGAGGAGCAGAAGGACGAAGAGAAGTCACAGAAGAAGACGTCGTCCTGGGCGCTGGGGGCCGCGCGGTCCGATCGTAGGGAAGGCGGATCTGAGCCACTGTATCGGGGGGAGGCCTCAGGTCCCATCTCACAAGCCTTGCGTATCCCGAGGCGCGAGGTGCTGAACGACGCCTCGCTGGATCTGTACACCTCGTGGTCCAGCAGGTACGGCAGCATCTACAAGAATTACCCCGACCTGCACATCGCGGGCGACCACATCCTCCAGAAAGTGGACTCCGGGTGCATCCTGGACGGCGACTGCGAGGACGGCCCGGTGCTGCTCTCGGCGGACATTGACCGCAGCAGTCCTCCAACTGAGAACCCCGGGGGGCTCCTAACAGAAGGGGGGCCCCCAAGTGTAGAGAGCCAGGTCCTACCCTCTGCCCCCTTCTCCAACTCTGTGCTGAACGGCTTCCTGGAGAAGAAGATGGCGGAGCTGTATAAGCAGTGCTACGAGGAGAAGCTGACCACGGCCGGCACCTCGCCCCTCCCCCACCAATGGTCCACCGTCCTCATGCACAACGTCCACCTCATCAGCCTGCAGATGTCGCAGGAGCGGAACGTCCACCAGTCCACGGCCATGGAGGCCATCCTGAGGAGTCTGCGCTGCGCAACCAGCGGGGGGAGCTCCGAATTCATCACCCCCATCCTGCACATCTCCAGCCCTGATAAACCCGAGGCACCGGCGAGCAACCTGCCCTTTATTAACAGCAGTCGGGGGCAGAGCAAAAAGTGA